The following proteins come from a genomic window of Trifolium pratense cultivar HEN17-A07 linkage group LG4, ARS_RC_1.1, whole genome shotgun sequence:
- the LOC123920263 gene encoding cytochrome P450 83B1-like — translation MLSLLFLFVLCLILPLLVFFQKHSTITHNPPGPKGLPIIGNLHQLDILNLYLQFSQFSKIYGPLFSLQLGFRKAIVVSSAEIAKEVLKTNDHVFSNRPKLYGQQKLTYNGSEIVFCHQYGDFWREMRKICVVHIFSSKRVSYYSSIRKFEVKKIIEKISRHATSSSVTNLSELLISLSSTIICRIVFGKSYENDENEKSRFHEMLHEFQALLAEVFVSDYIPFMSWIDKLRGLHGRLDKNFKEFDEFFQEIIDEHLDPNREHGADEEVMVDVLLQLKNQHLSSIDLTFDHIKGVLVDMLVAAIDTTSATLVWAMTALIRNPRVMKKVQEEIRNLGGKKDFLDENEIQNFPYMNAVIKETLRFYLPAPLLVPRESREQCTISGYNIPANTIVYVNAWAIQRDPNIWKNPEEFYPERFLESSINFLGQDFELIPFGAGRRICPGMSLGVASLEIILANLLFSFDWELPNGLVIEDIDDEMLPGITQHKKNPLCLVAKIPSV, via the exons ATGTTGTCACTACTATTCCTATTTGTTCTTTGCCTAATTCTTCCATTGTTGGTGTTCTTCCAAAAACATAGTACCATTACACATAATCCACCTGGTCCTAAAGGCCTTCCCATAATAGGGAATCTTCATCAACTAGATATTTTAAATCTTTATCTTCAATTTTCTCAATTCTCAAAAATATATGGTCCACTATTTTCACTTCAACTTGGTTTTAGAAAAGCTATTGTTGTTTCTTCAGCTGAAATTGCAAAAGAAGTATTGAAAACCAATGATCATGTGTTTTCTAATAGGCCTAAGTTATATGGCCAACAAAAATTAACTTATAATGGGTCAGAAATTGTATTTTGTCATCAATATGGTGATTTTTGGAGAGAAATGAGAAAAATTTGTGTTGTTCATATATTTAGTTCCAAACGTGTGTCATATTATTCTTCTATAAGAAAATTTGAGGTgaagaaaattattgaaaaaatttcaAGGCATGCTACTTCTTCAAGTGTTACAAATTTGAGTGAGTTATTGATTTCACTCTCAAGTACTATAATATGTAGAATTGTTTTTGGGAAAAGCTATGAGAATGATGAAAATGAGAAAAGTAGGTTTCATGAAATGTTGCATGAGTTTCAAGCTTTGTTGGCAGAAGTCTTCGTATCCGATTATATTCCATTTATGAGTTGGATTGATAAACTCAGAGGATTGCATGGTCGTcttgataaaaatttcaagGAGTTTGATGAGTTTTTTCAAGAAATTATTGATGAACATTTGGATCCCAATAGAGAACATGGTGCAGATGAAGAGGTTATGGTTGATGTCTTGCTCCAATTGAAGAatcaacatttgtcatcaattGATCTCACTTTTGATCATATCAAAGGCGTCCTCGTG GATATGCTTGTAGCTGCGATAGATACCACATCAGCCACATTAGTTTGGGCTATGACTGCCCTAATACGAAACCCAAGAGTAATGAAGAAAGTACAAGAGGAAATTAGAAACTTGGGAGGTAAAAAGGATTTCTTAGatgaaaatgaaattcaaaattttcctTACATGAACGCCGTGATAAAAGAGACACTGAGATTTTACCTACCAGCTCCACTACTTGTGCCAAGAGAATCAAGGGAACAATGCACTATAAGTGGTTACAACATTCCAGCCAACACAATAGTTTATGTGAATGCTTGGGCTATTCAGAGAGATCCAAATATTTGGAAAAACCCGGAAGAGTTTTATCCAGAGAGATTTTTAGAGAGTTCTATAAATTTTTTGGGGCAAGATTTTGAACTAATTCCCTTTGGCGCGGGTCGTAGGATTTGCCCAGGTATGTCTTTGGGAGTTGCATCATTAGAAATTATCCTTGCTAATCTTCTCTTTTCCTTTGATTGGGAATTGCCAAATGGGTTGGTAATTGAAGATATTGATGATGAAATGTTGCCTGGGATCACTCAACACAAGAAGAACCCTCTTTGCCTTGTTGCCAAGATCCCTTCGGTATAG